The window GCACCGTCGGGGACGGCCCACCGTGCCCGGCCACCACCGACTTCGTCCTCCACATCAGCCGGCAGAGCCCCTCGGACGAGGACGGCGACGGGGCGGTCCCCCAGGGCTACGCCTGCATGCGCAACCTGGCCCCACCTCACCCCGGCGACCCGGGCGGCGGAGGCGGCCCCCGCACGATCGTCGGCGACTGCGTCTACAGCTCCGGCGGCGGCCAGGTCCGCGAGACGTCCTGCGACGGCAAGGCGGAGAAGAAGCCGCAGTACAAGGTGGCGAAGGCGGTCTCGAAGCGCGCCGAATGCCCGGTGTCGACGGCCTTGTACGTCCAACTGGGCGGCGACCGGCCGGTGGGCTGCGCCCGGCCGCTGTGAGGGGGTGACGGGCACCCGGACGGCCCACTCCGGCATGCGGCATATGCCAGTGGTCCGGAGAGTGGCATCGTGACCCCTCTGACGCGGATACCCCTGAAAGACGGAGGCTGGCTGCTGGTCGAGGAACCGGGCCCGCCCGACGCGGGGCCGGTGAAGGCCGGCCGCATCGGCGACACCGTGCGGGAGCTGCCGGCCACGCTGGAAGGGGCCCTGGAGCCGGTCGCTGAGGCCGCCCGCGCCACCCTCACGTCGCTGCGCAAGGCCCGGCCCGACGAGATCACGGTCGAGTTCGGCGTCGACCTCGCGTTCGAGGCCGGGGCCGTGATCACCAAGAGCCAGGCCGGGTGCCATCTGAAGGTGACGGTGGCCTGGAAGAACGAGGGCTCCGGCGGGGGTGGCTCCCCATGACCGGCGACGGCCTCGCTTCCGACCTGCCGATGTCAGTGGCCCAGATCCTCACCCCCGACGGCCGGGTGGCCGGCACAGGCTTCTTGGTGGCCGAGGGTGTCCTGGTCACTTGCGCGCATGTCGTCGAGGGGGCTGGGGGTGGGCCCGGCACGGAGGTGCTGCTGTCCTTCCCGTACCTGGTGGACGCCGACCGGGTGCAGGGCACGGTCCCGGCCGAGCTGTGGCGTTCCGCCGAGGGCGAGGACGTGGCCTTCATCCGGCTGAACCGTACGCCGGCCGGTGCGTGGATCCTGCCGCTGGGCTCCGCGGAGGGCCGCCGGAATCACGACGTGCGCTCGTACGGTTTCCCCTCCCAGGCCCGGCGGGAAGGACACCTCGGCTTCGGCAAGACCGGCGATCTGCTGCCCGCCACGGACGGCCGGGGTGCGCTGCTGCAGCTGACCAACGCCAACGACCTCACCACCGGATTCAGCGGCGGACCCGTCTTCGACGAGGACACGGGCGTGGTCATCGGCATGCTGACCGAGATCACCGCGCCGGACGTGTACAAACGGGGGCTGGGCATCGCGTACGCCACCCCCACCCAGGTGCTGCGGGAGATCCTGCCGGAGCTGGCCGAGCAGGAGGTGTGCCCGTACCGGGGCCTGGAGCCGTTCACCGCCGAGCACGCGCGGTGGTTCCAGGGCCGGTCGGAGGCGGTACAGCAGGTGGTGGCGAACCTGGCCCGGCAACGGCGCCTGACCCTGCTGCTCGGGCCGTCGGGGTCGGGGAAGTCGTCGCTGATCCAGGCGGGTGTGCTGCACGCGCTCGCGGAGGGCGAACTGCCGGGCAGTGACCGGTGGTTGCCGGTACTGGCCCGGCCCAGGCAGGACATGCTCGCCGAAATCGAACGTGCCGGGCTGCCCGGGGCAAGCGAGGACGGCATCATCGCGGCCGTCAACCGCAGACTGGCGGCCGAGCCGGACTTCGGGCGGGTCCTGCTGGTCATCGACCAGTTCGAGGAACTGCTGGTGCAGAGCACGAACGGACGGCTGCGAAATCTGCTGGCCGTCATCGACGAAGTCACCGGGGCCGCGGACGCGTACACCAAAATCACCGTGATCCTGATCATGCGGGACGACTTCTATCCGCAACTGGCAGCCCTCGCACCCAAGTTGCTGGACGCCGCGATGCCGGGGCTGCTCAACGTGCCGGGCACCCTCAGCCAGCAGGACCTGCACGACATCATCGTGCTGCCCGCCGAGGACGTGGGGCTGCACTTCCAGCCGGGGCTGCCCGAACGGATCATCGGCGACGTACTGGAGATCACCCCCGAAGCGGACATCCGGCAGGCGCCGGCCACCGTGCTGCCGTTGCTGGAGATGACGCTCCAGCAGTTGTGGGACCGGCGCGAGGACGGGTATCTCACCCACGAGGCGTACGAGCGCGTCGGAGAGGTCAGCGGCAGCGTCACTACGTGGTGCGACAGCGCGCTCGACGAGCTCTCCCACGAGCAGCAGGTCATCGCGAGGCGGGCCCTGACCTCCTTGGTGCACCCGGCCGATCCCCGCCACAACATCACCGCCGTCCGCACGCAGGTTCCCCTCCACGAGCTGCGCGACCTGGCGGCCGCTCCGGGCGACACCGGGGAGCGGGAAGCCGTCGACTCGGTCATCGCCGCGCTCGCCCGTCGCCGCATCATCACCACCCAGAAGCTGGAGGCCCCCCAGCGCCCCGGCGCCCCGCATGGAGAGCCGGTGGCCGAGCTGATCCACGAGGCGCTCATCCGCGACTGGGGTGCCCTGCGCAAGTGGGTGGACCAGGACACCCGTTTCAACCAGTGGCTCAACCGCACCCGGGAACGTCAGTCCCGCTGGGACCTGCTCGAGGGAGCGGCCCTGGCTGAGGGCCTTGAGTTGTCCGAGGAGCGACGGCTGCCGAGCGATATCGCCGAGTTCCTCAAGGCGAGCCAGGATCGCCAGCGGGCCTCCGTTCGGCGGAACCGCGTGCTCATCGGCGTCCTCAGCGGATTGTTGGTGCTGGCGCTGCTGGCGGTGGCGGGGGCGGTGTGGGAGTGGGTCAGGGTGGGCAACGCGAAGGAACGGGCACTGTCGCGGGAGCTCGCGGCGGAGTCCAGCGAACTTCTGGGCACGGATCCGGAGCTCGCCGCGCTGCTGGCGGTCAAGGCGTACGGCAGCAGCCATACGTCCGAGGCCATCGACAGCCTGGGCAGCGCCGAGGCCCTGCCGACGCACCGGCGCCTCTCCGGGCACACCCACGAGGTGAACGCGGTGGCCTACAGCCCGAACCGTCGCACCTTCGCGAGTGCCGGTGCCGACAACACCATCCGTCTGCGGGACGCAACCACGATGAAGACCCTCCGTAAGTTCACCGCGCACGACAACGCGGTGAACGCGGTCGCCTTCCATCCCAAGGGCCACACCATCGCAACCGCCGGCTCCGACCGGCTCGTTCGCCTGTGGAACCCGGACACCGGCAAACACCGCCAGACACTCGAGGGCCACACCGATCACGTCAGGGCGGTGGCCTTCCATCCAGAGGGCCACACCATCGCAACCGGCGGCGACGACCACACCGTTCGCCTGTGGAACCCGGACACCGGCAAACAACTCACCGAGCTGAAAGGGCACAAAGGCCCTGTCAGGGCGGTGGCCTTCCATCCCGACGGCCACACCATCGCAACCGGCAGCGACGACAAGACCGTTCGCATGTGGAACCCTGACACCGGCGAAGAACTCACCACGCTCAAGGACCACAAGCTGCCGGTGACTTCGGTGGCGTTCAGTCCGACCGGCGACACCCTTGTCACCGCCGACGGCACCGACGCTCACCTGAGAGATCCTGCCACCGGAGAGAGTCAGGGCATGCTGTCGAGCTACGCCACCTTGATCGCTTTCAGCCCGGACGGCACGACCATCGCGACCGCCACCGATCGCTTCGTGCAGTTGTGGGACACGGATACCCAGGCGCCTCGCGCCACCTTCGCCGG of the Streptomyces sp. NBC_00287 genome contains:
- a CDS encoding CU044_2847 family protein yields the protein MTPLTRIPLKDGGWLLVEEPGPPDAGPVKAGRIGDTVRELPATLEGALEPVAEAARATLTSLRKARPDEITVEFGVDLAFEAGAVITKSQAGCHLKVTVAWKNEGSGGGGSP
- a CDS encoding nSTAND1 domain-containing NTPase, which gives rise to MTGDGLASDLPMSVAQILTPDGRVAGTGFLVAEGVLVTCAHVVEGAGGGPGTEVLLSFPYLVDADRVQGTVPAELWRSAEGEDVAFIRLNRTPAGAWILPLGSAEGRRNHDVRSYGFPSQARREGHLGFGKTGDLLPATDGRGALLQLTNANDLTTGFSGGPVFDEDTGVVIGMLTEITAPDVYKRGLGIAYATPTQVLREILPELAEQEVCPYRGLEPFTAEHARWFQGRSEAVQQVVANLARQRRLTLLLGPSGSGKSSLIQAGVLHALAEGELPGSDRWLPVLARPRQDMLAEIERAGLPGASEDGIIAAVNRRLAAEPDFGRVLLVIDQFEELLVQSTNGRLRNLLAVIDEVTGAADAYTKITVILIMRDDFYPQLAALAPKLLDAAMPGLLNVPGTLSQQDLHDIIVLPAEDVGLHFQPGLPERIIGDVLEITPEADIRQAPATVLPLLEMTLQQLWDRREDGYLTHEAYERVGEVSGSVTTWCDSALDELSHEQQVIARRALTSLVHPADPRHNITAVRTQVPLHELRDLAAAPGDTGEREAVDSVIAALARRRIITTQKLEAPQRPGAPHGEPVAELIHEALIRDWGALRKWVDQDTRFNQWLNRTRERQSRWDLLEGAALAEGLELSEERRLPSDIAEFLKASQDRQRASVRRNRVLIGVLSGLLVLALLAVAGAVWEWVRVGNAKERALSRELAAESSELLGTDPELAALLAVKAYGSSHTSEAIDSLGSAEALPTHRRLSGHTHEVNAVAYSPNRRTFASAGADNTIRLRDATTMKTLRKFTAHDNAVNAVAFHPKGHTIATAGSDRLVRLWNPDTGKHRQTLEGHTDHVRAVAFHPEGHTIATGGDDHTVRLWNPDTGKQLTELKGHKGPVRAVAFHPDGHTIATGSDDKTVRMWNPDTGEELTTLKDHKLPVTSVAFSPTGDTLVTADGTDAHLRDPATGESQGMLSSYATLIAFSPDGTTIATATDRFVQLWDTDTQAPRATFAGHANTVLGLAFSTDSRTLATAGRDTTVRLWDATAGRDRTTLRGHTTSVYWLAFSPDGRTIASAAADYSARLWNPDTGKPGKELSEHSDEVNAVAFHRNGDMVATGSDDETVRLWDTETGKSRPPLKDHRSPVLSAAFSRDGKTLATGGENGKVLLRNPDTGEARKRVAAHSGAVYDITFRADSRVLATAGGDSTAKLWDPRGKLLNTLTGHKADVMSVAFSPDGNTVATASYDGTVRLWDANTGRSTATLTKHAGAVFAVAFHRDGKILATGGSDGTVRLWDTETGKPRRTFLGSLSGVYHVTFSPDGRILATAGADGTARVWDITESPEPDKIIEQICRTFDRDLTSQESKAYLHDGSDAAVCP